Proteins found in one Salvelinus namaycush isolate Seneca unplaced genomic scaffold, SaNama_1.0 Scaffold1435, whole genome shotgun sequence genomic segment:
- the LOC120036682 gene encoding cysteine-rich hydrophobic domain-containing protein 2 isoform X2: MMEDFDEIYEEEEEEEDEERAAEEQLLKYAPDPVVVRGSGHVTVFGLSNKFESEFPSALTGKVAPEEFKASINRVNGCLKKTLPVNVRWLLCGCLCCCCTLGFSLWPVICLSKRTQRSMEKLLDWENSRLYHKVILIEFLPKIPIFRPD, from the exons ATGATGGAGGACTTCGACGAGATCTacgaggaggaagaagaagaggaggacgaggagaggGCCGCGGAGGAACAGCTGCTAAAGTACGCTCCAGACCCGGTGGTCGTCCGAGGATCTGGCCACGTCACAGT GTTTGGACTCAGTAACAAGTTTGAGTCAGAGTTCCCATCGGCACTTACAGGGAAG GTGGCGCCAGAGGAGTTCAAGGCCAGTATAAACCGTGTTAACGGCTGTCTGAAGAAGACGCTGCCAGTGAATGTGCGTTGGCTGCTGTGTGGCTGTCTCTGTTGCTGCTGTACACTGGGCTTCAGTCTCTGGCCTGTCATCTGTCTGAGCAAGAGg acaCAGAGATCCATGGAGAAGCTGTTGGATTGGGAGAACAGCAGACTGTACCACAAG gTAATCCTGATAGAGTTCTTACCCAAGATCCCCATCTTCAGACCGGACTAG
- the LOC120036682 gene encoding cysteine-rich hydrophobic domain-containing protein 2 isoform X1, with amino-acid sequence MMEDFDEIYEEEEEEEDEERAAEEQLLKYAPDPVVVRGSGHVTVFGLSNKFESEFPSALTGKVAPEEFKASINRVNGCLKKTLPVNVRWLLCGCLCCCCTLGFSLWPVICLSKRTQRSMEKLLDWENSRLYHKLCLHWRLSKRKCETNNMMEYVILIEFLPKIPIFRPD; translated from the exons ATGATGGAGGACTTCGACGAGATCTacgaggaggaagaagaagaggaggacgaggagaggGCCGCGGAGGAACAGCTGCTAAAGTACGCTCCAGACCCGGTGGTCGTCCGAGGATCTGGCCACGTCACAGT GTTTGGACTCAGTAACAAGTTTGAGTCAGAGTTCCCATCGGCACTTACAGGGAAG GTGGCGCCAGAGGAGTTCAAGGCCAGTATAAACCGTGTTAACGGCTGTCTGAAGAAGACGCTGCCAGTGAATGTGCGTTGGCTGCTGTGTGGCTGTCTCTGTTGCTGCTGTACACTGGGCTTCAGTCTCTGGCCTGTCATCTGTCTGAGCAAGAGg acaCAGAGATCCATGGAGAAGCTGTTGGATTGGGAGAACAGCAGACTGTACCACAAG cTGTGTTTGCATTGGAGGCTGAGCAAGAGGAAGTGTGAAACCAACAACATGATGGAATat gTAATCCTGATAGAGTTCTTACCCAAGATCCCCATCTTCAGACCGGACTAG